A stretch of DNA from Deltaproteobacteria bacterium CG2_30_66_27:
CCGCCGGACGTGGCCGATGCCGTGGAGATGGGGCTGCGGGAGGGGGCGTTTTTCGGCGCCCTCGGCTATCCGGTGGACGACGTCGCGATCGAGCTCTCCCGCCTCGAGTTCCTCTCCGGCGTCCCCTCGCCGATGGCGGCGAAGGTGGCGGCCGCCAAGGCGTTCCACGAGGCGTACGAGAAGGGGAAGCCGTACCTGCTCGAACCGGTGATGGCGGTGGAGGTCGTCGTGCCCGACGAGTTCCTCGGCGGGGTGATCGGCGACGTCAACGCCCGGCGCGGCAAGGTCGCCTCGGTCGACCGGCGCCCCGGGGGGAGCTTCCTGTCGGCGGCGATCCCGCTCAAGGAGATGTTCGGCTACGTCACCGCCCTGCGCTCGCTCTCCCAGGGCCGGGGGACCTACACGATGAAATTCTCTCATTATGACAAGGAATGAGGACATTCGCTCGCCATAACCTGCGGGAGTGACGCTACGGTAAGGCCCGTCGGAGTCGAAGATCGTTAGCGTATTCATGATGGGGGGCACTTGGGAGGGAAGATGAAGACGTTCGACGAGGAACTGGTGAAGGCCCGGGTGAACGCGTTCCCGTTCGTGAAACTGATGGGGATGCGGCTGCTTTCGTGCAGCGGCGGGAGGAGCGTGATGCGGTGCCGCGTGCGGCAGGCGCTGAAGAACTCGGGCGGGACCCTTCACGGCGGGGTGCTGGGGACGCTCGTGGACATGTCCGTGGCGACGGCGCTGCGCTCCGTCCTGCCGCTCACCTCCCGGATGACGACGGTGGAGTACAAGGTCAACCTGCTGAAGCCGGTCACCGACGGCGTGATCACGTCGCGCGGTTCGGTCATCCGGATGGGGAAGACGATCGCCGTCGGTTCCACGGAGATCCGGAACGCCGCGGGGGACCCGGTCGCCTTCGGCTCCGCCACCTTCTACATCCTGAACGTGCGGTCTCCGGGCGACTCTCCGGGTATAATGGTGGCTACGACGGGCCGGGGGAAGCCGAAGAAGAAGCCGGTTCTCGAAGGGGAGAGTTGACATGGTCAAGCATCCGCCGATCGGAACCGACACGTTGGTGGGAGACATCCTGCGCCGATATCCCGCGCTTCGGGAGAAAGTCGCCGAACTCTTCGGACCGGACTGCCTGTCGTGCAAATCGAACCTGCACGAGACGGTCGCCTACACCTCCTGGCACAAGGGGCTCGATCCGGAGGCGGTGGTCCGGACGCTGAACGACGCGCTGAAGAAGAGCCGGTAATCCACCCGAACAGGGAATCCACGACACGGGGAGCACGGGACGATGTTCAAGGGAATCGATTATTACGATCTGGAAAGCGGGTTTTCGTCCGAGGCGCGCATGATCCGGGATTCGGTCCGGGATTTCGTCGACAAGGAGTTCCTCCCGATCGTGCGGGATCATTACCGGGCGGGCGGGTTCCCGATGCGTATCATCCCGATGCTGGGGGAGATGGGACTGCTCGGCTCCAACCTGAAGGGATACGGGCTGCCCGGGATCGACCAGACATCGTATGGCCTCGTCATGCAGGAGCTGGAGCGGGGCGACTCGGGGCTGCGCAGCTTCGCCTCCGTGCAGGGGGCGCTGGTGATGTACCCGATCCACACGTTCGGGAGCGAGGCGCAAAAGGAACGGTGGCTGCCGGCGCTGGGGGCGGGGAAGGCGATCGGCTGCTTCGGCCTGACCGAGCCCGACCACGGCTCGGACCCCGCCGGGATGAAGACGAAGGCGGTGAAGGACGGGAACCATTATGTCCTCTCGGGCGCGAAGATGTGGATCACGAACGGGACCGTCGCCGACGTGGCGGTGGTGTGGGCCAAGCTCGACGGCGTGGTGCGGGGGTTCCTGGTCGAGAAGGGGATGAAGGGATTCTCGGCGCCGGAGATCCACTCGAAGCTCTCCCTGCGGGCCTCCGTCACGGCGGAGCTGATCTTCGACGACGTCCGGGTGCCGGCGAAGAACATCCTCCCCGGCGTGCAGGGGTTGAAGGGGCCGCTGATGTGCCTGACCCAGGCGCGGTACGGGATCGCGTGGGGCGCGATCGGTGCCGCGATGGCGTGCTTCGACGAGGCGCTCTCCTACACGAAGGAGCGGAAGATGTTCGGCCGGCCGGTCGCCTCCTTCCAGCTCACGCAGGCGAAGTTCGCGGACATGCTGACGGGGATCACGTCGGCGCAGCTCATCGCCCTGCGGCTCGGCCAGCTGAAGGAGGCGGGGCAGATGCGCCCCCAGCAGGTGTGCCTGGCGAAGCGGAACAACGTCCGGATGGCGCTCACCGTCGCCCGGACCGCGCGCGGGATGCTCGGGGCCAACGGGATCAGCGACGAGTACCAGACGATGCGCCACATGTGCAACCTCGAGTCGGTCGACACCTACGAGGGGACGTACGAGATCCACACCCTCGTGCTGGGCAAGGACGTCACCGGAATCGACGCGGTGTCGTAAGATCGGCGCAGGGGCCACTCTGTCACGTCAGGAGGTAGGCGCCGTCGCGGAAGGAGGTCTCTCCGCGGGCGAGCATCGCCTCGAGGTGCTTCGAGAGGAGCGCCCACTCGCCGTAGTCGAACCAGGGGCCGTCGCGGTCCGGGCCGTAGATGAGGCGCCGGGCGATGATCTCCGCGCGGGTCCGCGGCTCCCGCAGGAATTCCCGCAGCGACTCCTCCCGCCGGTCGATCACGGAGAGGTACGCTTGCATCTTCTCCGCGATCGGTCCGCGGTGGACCGGCCCCTCGTGGGAGACCGCGTACCGGTCCGCGGCGATCCCCGCGAGGCGGCGGGCCGACCGCCGGAACGCGTCGATGCCGCACGGAGCGTCGCCGTACCACGGGCCGAACTCCGTCAGGTCGTAGTCGCCGAGGAAGAGGATCCCGTCGTCGGGGAAATGCAGGCACAGGTGCCCGGGCGTGTGGCCGGGTGCGACGACGGCGATCGCGCGGGTGTTTCCGAAGCGCAGTTCCTCGCCGTCCGCGATCCTCCGCGCGATCTTCCTCGGGGCGAAGGGAAACTTCTCCGCGAACAGCTTCCGGTAGAAGGCGTCCCACTCGTTCCCGAGCACGCCGTACCATGCGAGCAGCGTCGCGAGCGACTCGAGGGCCGGGGCGTCGGCTACCGAGGCCCACACCGGCGTGTCCGGCAGGCGGGACAGGTACGTGAAGTGGTCCTCGTGGTAATGGGTCATCACGACCGCCGCGATCCCGTTCTCCTTCCGCAGTCGTTCGATCTCGTCCGGATCGGAGCCGGCGTCCACGAGGCAGCCGCCCCCGTCCGCGATGTACAGCGAGTGCGCGTACGGGTACCGCCCGTTCTTCCCGCCTTCGACCACCCATATCTTCTTCGTCAGTGGGTGGATCATTTCCGTACCCCCGTCACCAGCCACCGAGGGACCTTGGCGGTTGTGTGTCCTCCCACTGCAGGGAAGGTGTGTCCCCTGCCCACAACCCACAAGCCAACTGCGATAAGATGCCCACATGAAGAAGATCCTGCTGCTTCCCTTCTGCCTCTCCCGCGAGGCGCAGGAGATGGCGGAAGCCCTCGCCGCGGAGGAAGGGTACGTCGTCGTCGTGGCGCGCTCGACCGCCCGGGCGCTGGCGGAGGTGCGCCGGCACGCCGGGCCTCCCGGGAGCGGCGCCCCGGTGCGCATCGTGGGCGTGGTGTGCGACGGGCGGGCGAAGAAGGTGTGGGCGGGCCTCGTGCTGCTGAAAGCGCGTCAATGGGGGAAACGGCTTCTGCGGCGGCGGGTCCGCCGGATCGAACTGGCCCGGGTGGCGATCACGGGCGGCACGAAGTCGCTGTTCGGGCGGCGTCAATGCCACGTGGGTTGGAACGAGCCCGATGCCTTCGGGCTGCGCAGGGCGCTGCGGGGCGGCGACACGTTCATGACGGTGTGATCCCCGGCGGGTGGAGCAGATCCTCGCGCCGATGGATGGTCCGGGCCGTCCCGCTGTGGAGCAGGTACGCGAGAAGGAAGTAGATCCCGCCGACCGCCGTTGCTCCGCCGGCCAGCCGGAGCATCGACCCGAGAACGGTCTCCCACGCGAGGAACCGCGAAGCCGCGCCCAGCAGGAAGTACCCGGCAACACCGGCGAGCGCCGCGGCCAGCGCCAGCTTCCCGTACTCGATCAACTCCGGCACTCCCCCCCGCCCCACCGTCCGCCGCATCAGGATCCCGTAGAGTGTTCCCGCGTAGAGGAGGATCCCCGCCGTGCTGGCCAGCGCGAGGCCGAAGACGCCGTACGACTGCTGCAGGAGGTAATACAGGGGGAGGGCGACGATCCACGCCCCGGTTCCCACGAGCGTCGGGGTCCAGGTGTCCCGCATCGCGAAGAATCCGCGCGAGACGATCGCCTGGGCGCACCAGAAGGGGATCCCGAGGCAGAAGGCGGACAGGGCGGAAGCGGTGCGCATCGTGTCGTCGATCGTGAACGCCCCGCGCTGGTAGACGAGGAGGACCGCTTCCCGCGACAGGACGACGGCGATGGCCGCCACCCCGGCGGAGACGAGGAAGACCCACCGCAGGGTGAGGGACAGCGTGTTCCACATCTCCTCCTTCTTCCCCTCCGCCGCCAGCGAGGAAAGGAACGGGTACGATGCCACCCCCGACGCCTGGCCGAAGATGCCCACGGGGACCAGCATCAGGCGGCGCGCGTTGTTCAGCCAGGTGATCGCACCCGCGAGGAGGAAGGAGCCGAAGACGCGCGTGGTCCACTCGTCCACGACGACGAGGGAGAAGCCGAGCATGATCGGAATGGAGAGCCGGATAAACTCCTTCAGGCCCGGGTCGGAGAAGTCGAGCCGTGGGGAAAAGAGGAGGCCGCCGCGACGCGCGCCGTGGATCTGGAGGGCGAAGTTCCCGAGGAACGCGCCGGCGAGAACTCCCCAGGCGAACCCTTCCATCCCGCGGTCGCGTCCGAAAAGCAGGCCCCCCGCGATGATCCCGGCGTTGTAGATCAGCGGGGCCAGCGCGGGGAGGAAGAATTGCTTCCGGGCGTACTGCACCGCCATCAGGAGCCCGCCGATGTAGAAGAAGATCTGCGCGGGGAGCACGATGCGCGTCAGGCGCGCCGCGAGCGCCGCCTGGGCGGGCGAAAAGCCGGGGGCGAGCAGGGGGAGGACCCGGCCCGCGAGGAACTCGCCCAGCACGATGAAGAAGAGCATGCCGATCCCCATCACCG
This window harbors:
- a CDS encoding acyl-CoA dehydrogenase, translated to MFKGIDYYDLESGFSSEARMIRDSVRDFVDKEFLPIVRDHYRAGGFPMRIIPMLGEMGLLGSNLKGYGLPGIDQTSYGLVMQELERGDSGLRSFASVQGALVMYPIHTFGSEAQKERWLPALGAGKAIGCFGLTEPDHGSDPAGMKTKAVKDGNHYVLSGAKMWITNGTVADVAVVWAKLDGVVRGFLVEKGMKGFSAPEIHSKLSLRASVTAELIFDDVRVPAKNILPGVQGLKGPLMCLTQARYGIAWGAIGAAMACFDEALSYTKERKMFGRPVASFQLTQAKFADMLTGITSAQLIALRLGQLKEAGQMRPQQVCLAKRNNVRMALTVARTARGMLGANGISDEYQTMRHMCNLESVDTYEGTYEIHTLVLGKDVTGIDAVS
- a CDS encoding murein biosynthesis integral membrane protein MurJ, producing the protein MTDRPGRQMGRAAALMMGSVLLSRILGYARDAVIAWQHGATPDTDAYFVAFTIPDFLNYLLAGGSLSITFIPIFARYLAEGKEEEGFRSFSTIATVMGIGMLFFIVLGEFLAGRVLPLLAPGFSPAQAALAARLTRIVLPAQIFFYIGGLLMAVQYARKQFFLPALAPLIYNAGIIAGGLLFGRDRGMEGFAWGVLAGAFLGNFALQIHGARRGGLLFSPRLDFSDPGLKEFIRLSIPIMLGFSLVVVDEWTTRVFGSFLLAGAITWLNNARRLMLVPVGIFGQASGVASYPFLSSLAAEGKKEEMWNTLSLTLRWVFLVSAGVAAIAVVLSREAVLLVYQRGAFTIDDTMRTASALSAFCLGIPFWCAQAIVSRGFFAMRDTWTPTLVGTGAWIVALPLYYLLQQSYGVFGLALASTAGILLYAGTLYGILMRRTVGRGGVPELIEYGKLALAAALAGVAGYFLLGAASRFLAWETVLGSMLRLAGGATAVGGIYFLLAYLLHSGTARTIHRREDLLHPPGITPS